One Clarias gariepinus isolate MV-2021 ecotype Netherlands chromosome 18, CGAR_prim_01v2, whole genome shotgun sequence genomic window carries:
- the LOC128506775 gene encoding interferon-induced protein 44-like — protein sequence MGSSNSRPQTPPRPRTPPPPPFFDEPWRKMPWGNKHDLEVKLRNFKLSNPDVKFVRILIVGEVGAGKSSFINSINNAFQGRITCGALVDTASGTSFTKVYKTHNIRGKDDCILPFVFNDIMGLEPADNNGAHVQDIVSALKGFLKEGYEFNPANPVSKNDNNYKNNPRVSDQTFCLVNIISGDKVSFMDDKVVQKMKKIREEASKHNLPQVIVMTKVDEACPLVKNDLTKVYTSKKVKEKMQECSNRLGVPMNNIFPVKNYHEESDTDVNMDVLILKALEQIVNVANDALKNLNHCDKIE from the exons atggGAAGTTCTAACTCTCGTCCACAAACTCCACCACGTCCACGAACTCCACCACCACCTCCGT tctttGATGAACCATGGAGGAAAATGCCTTGGGG GAATAAACATGATTTAGAAGTTAAACTGAGGAACTTTAAGCTCAGCAATCCTGATGTTAAGTTTGTCAGGATTCTGATTGTTGGTGAAGTCGGAGCAGGAAAGTCCAGCTTTATAAATTCCATCAATAATGCTTTCCAAGGACGAATCACCTGTGGGGCTCTTGTTGATACAGCATCTGGAACCAGTTTCACAAAAGTT taCAAAACTCATAACATCAGAGGAAAGGACGACTGCATTCTGCCTTTTGTCTTCAATGATATCATGGGACTTGAACCTGCAGATAATAATGGTGCACATGTACAGGACATTGTCTCAGCCTTAAAGGGGTTTCTTAAGGAAGGATACGAA TTTAACCCTGCTAACCCCGTGTCCAAGAATGACAACAACTACAAAAATAATCCCAGAGTTTCTGATCAAACCTTCTGCCTGGTCAACATTATATCAGGTGACAAAGTGTCGTTCATGGATGATAAGGTTGTTCAAAAGATGAAAAAGATCCGTGAGGAGGCTTCAAAACATA ATTTGCCTCAAGTAATCGTCATGACAAAAGTGGATGAAGCCTGCCCACTGGTTAAAAATGACCTGACTAAAGTCTACACCAGTAAGAAGGTCAAAGAAAag atGCAAGAGTGTAGCAATCGGCTGGGTGTTCCAATgaacaacatttttccagtgaAGAACTACCATGAGGAGTCGGACACAGATGTTAACATGGACGTTCTGATCCTCAAAGCACTTGAGCAGATTGTGAATGTTGCTAATGATGCTCTGAAAAATCTAAACCACTGTGACAAAATTGAGTGA